The Lycium barbarum isolate Lr01 chromosome 10, ASM1917538v2, whole genome shotgun sequence genome includes a region encoding these proteins:
- the LOC132614695 gene encoding uncharacterized protein LOC132614695 isoform X4, with translation MPPKKATAAQKKKGVVGETSRAQKGTRTLAQMMRDIASQPADSTTSSSSEESGAPVAATRGRGTATPLAPEAPTAAPPVPQPGADDGTLREAVQLLTQLVAGQARRRWRRDDDDDDRRDSLRVREFLLCGPPEFFGSKPDEDPHDFIRGMRRSLDLVRASETESVELASHRLRDVAAHWYESWELSRGEGASPATWDEFVAAFTRHFLPPELRRAQVDRFLHLQQRGRSVREYNLEFDSLARYAPAIVADMADRMHRYVMGLDRYLIDGCMAVALQTDMDIARLQAYALGMEDRHRDDYSSRDRDRRPPKRARSAGYSGDSRGRQPQPQQQSSWHSSQPAQSTPPQFSGRRFDSPGYLGADQSSGVSGSRVDRSSGQTRPPRPQCSYCGRYHPGECYRATGACYSCGRQGHTVRECPYKGNLGGAAQPTGSVAGSSSPSIAIRPAGQGTSTSAGRSRGRGGAPSSSGPSNRIYALTSRQDPEALPNADTGTDDRFADPSV, from the exons atgcctccgaaaaaggcgacggccgcccagaagaaaaagggcgtggtaggagagaccagtcgggctcagaagggtactcggacccttgctcagatgatgcgtgatattgcgtCCCAGCCAGCAGACTCTACTACgtcttcatcatcagaggagtctggagcaccaGTCGCTGCCACTAGGGGTCGGGGGACGGctacaccattagctccagaggctccaacgGCCGCGCCTCCagttccccagccaggggcagatgATGGTACCCTGCGAGAGGCAGTTCAGCTATTGACTCaactggtagcggggcaggctcgcagacgctggcggagggatgatgatgatgatgacaggcgtgacagcctgagggttcgagagttcctattatgtggccccccagagttttttgggtctaagcccgacgaggacccccatgactttattcgggggatgcgacgctcactagacttggtcagggcttcagagactgagtctgttgagttggcctcgcacagactacgggatgttgctgctcactggtatgagtcctgggagctatccaggggtgagggtgcttccccagctacttgggacgagttcgtggctgcgtttacccgccactttttgcccccagagttacggcgggcgcaggttgatcgatttttgcatctgcagcagaggggtcggagcgttcgtgagtataatttggagtttgattctctggcccggtatgcacctgccatagtagcagacatggccgatcggatgcacagatacgtgatggggttagaccgttatttgattgatggctgtatggcggtggcattgcagacagatatggatatcgcccgactacaggcctatgctctgggtatggaggaccgacacagggacgattattccagcagagatcgggacaggaggccgcccaagagggccaggtctgcaggatattctggagattcccgaggcagacagcctcagccgCAGCAGCAGTCTAGCTGGcattcttcccagccggcacagagcacacctccgcagttctcaggcaggagatttgatagcccagggtatttagGAGCAGACCAGAGCTCCGGGGTTTCAGGTTCGCGGGTAGACAGgagttccggtcagacgaggccacccaggcctcagtgttcttactgtgggagataccaccctggagagtgctaccgtgctacaggtgcttgttattcttgtggccgccagggccatactgtgagagagtgcccgtataagggtaatttgggaggtgcagcgcagcctaccgggtcagtcgcTGGGTCATCGTCTCCTTCGATAGCCATACGCCCTGCGGGGCAGGGTACGTCGACATCAGCAGGCCGcagcagaggtcgtggcggagctcccagttcaagcggtccttcgaaccgcatctatgccttgactagtcgacaggacccggaggcgctACCAAACGCGGATACAG gtaccgacgacaggtttgctgatccgtccgtctag
- the LOC132614695 gene encoding uncharacterized protein LOC132614695 isoform X2, with protein MPPKKATAAQKKKGVVGETSRAQKGTRTLAQMMRDIASQPADSTTSSSSEESGAPVAATRGRGTATPLAPEAPTAAPPVPQPGADDGTLREAVQLLTQLVAGQARRRWRRDDDDDDRRDSLRVREFLLCGPPEFFGSKPDEDPHDFIRGMRRSLDLVRASETESVELASHRLRDVAAHWYESWELSRGEGASPATWDEFVAAFTRHFLPPELRRAQVDRFLHLQQRGRSVREYNLEFDSLARYAPAIVADMADRMHRYVMGLDRYLIDGCMAVALQTDMDIARLQAYALGMEDRHRDDYSSRDRDRRPPKRARSAGYSGDSRGRQPQPQQQSSWHSSQPAQSTPPQFSGRRFDSPGYLGADQSSGVSGSRVDRSSGQTRPPRPQCSYCGRYHPGECYRATGACYSCGRQGHTVRECPYKGNLGGAAQPTGSVAGSSSPSIAIRPAGQGTSTSAGRSRGRGGAPSSSGPSNRIYALTSRQDPEALPNADTGEKSNEAKGIHG; from the exons atgcctccgaaaaaggcgacggccgcccagaagaaaaagggcgtggtaggagagaccagtcgggctcagaagggtactcggacccttgctcagatgatgcgtgatattgcgtCCCAGCCAGCAGACTCTACTACgtcttcatcatcagaggagtctggagcaccaGTCGCTGCCACTAGGGGTCGGGGGACGGctacaccattagctccagaggctccaacgGCCGCGCCTCCagttccccagccaggggcagatgATGGTACCCTGCGAGAGGCAGTTCAGCTATTGACTCaactggtagcggggcaggctcgcagacgctggcggagggatgatgatgatgatgacaggcgtgacagcctgagggttcgagagttcctattatgtggccccccagagttttttgggtctaagcccgacgaggacccccatgactttattcgggggatgcgacgctcactagacttggtcagggcttcagagactgagtctgttgagttggcctcgcacagactacgggatgttgctgctcactggtatgagtcctgggagctatccaggggtgagggtgcttccccagctacttgggacgagttcgtggctgcgtttacccgccactttttgcccccagagttacggcgggcgcaggttgatcgatttttgcatctgcagcagaggggtcggagcgttcgtgagtataatttggagtttgattctctggcccggtatgcacctgccatagtagcagacatggccgatcggatgcacagatacgtgatggggttagaccgttatttgattgatggctgtatggcggtggcattgcagacagatatggatatcgcccgactacaggcctatgctctgggtatggaggaccgacacagggacgattattccagcagagatcgggacaggaggccgcccaagagggccaggtctgcaggatattctggagattcccgaggcagacagcctcagccgCAGCAGCAGTCTAGCTGGcattcttcccagccggcacagagcacacctccgcagttctcaggcaggagatttgatagcccagggtatttagGAGCAGACCAGAGCTCCGGGGTTTCAGGTTCGCGGGTAGACAGgagttccggtcagacgaggccacccaggcctcagtgttcttactgtgggagataccaccctggagagtgctaccgtgctacaggtgcttgttattcttgtggccgccagggccatactgtgagagagtgcccgtataagggtaatttgggaggtgcagcgcagcctaccgggtcagtcgcTGGGTCATCGTCTCCTTCGATAGCCATACGCCCTGCGGGGCAGGGTACGTCGACATCAGCAGGCCGcagcagaggtcgtggcggagctcccagttcaagcggtccttcgaaccgcatctatgccttgactagtcgacaggacccggaggcgctACCAAACGCGGATACAG gcgaaaagagcAACGAGGCAAAAGGGATTCACGGATAA